The genomic window GACACTGGAATCGATATATCAACGTCATTTCGACATTAAAGGTTAACAGGTGAGGGAAAAGGTATATTTGGGTCTATTGTTGTGTCTGAAAgctgggtgtgtgtttgtagatgTAGATACTGCATGGCTGTATTGCTTCTGTGTTGTCTTCTATAGTTTGTGATTGAAAGTCTGCCGTAAAGGTTTGTCAAATCTCTCTGACACGgactatgtttgtctgtctgtctgtctgtctgtctgtctgtgtgtgtgtgtgtctctctgtcaaagtcacacacacacacacacacacacgacacacttgcacacaccgGCGCGCACTCGTACACAGACACATTTTTTCAGTccgaagtctctctctctgaacctgttcagaatcaaaaatatataatctctctctctctctctctctctctctctctctctctcgcccgtGAGTTCGAGTTCACGGTGCTGTCAACACGTCTTTCGCATCGCTCCGGCAAATTAGTGAAATTATCGTCATTTTCAGCCAATAATGATCAAGTTTTAAAATGGCATGTGATATACAAGTGTACCGCGCTGCCGTTGGTCTTTTTGTGTCAGTTTTGGTGAAAATTCTGACGAGATATGCGTGTAAATCTGCAAAACGGATCCGGGGTCTGAAACTACACACAACAGCAGGCCTACTCAGCGTGGCGAGTTTACTCGCCTTTCTCCTTATGGCTGGTGTAGAGCCGAACCCCGGCCCTGGTCAGTCAAGCGTGgctacagaaagaaaggaaagttCACGTGCCGTCAACACAAAGGCTACTGTCAGCGGTATGAGTGACACAGAACAGTCGAGTGTCAGTGCAGGGGTGTGTGAAACCAGGGACGATCGTTTATCTGTGGCTGTGGAAATGATGGCTGCTGCAATTAAGGAACTTCAAACCTCACAGaaatctctctcctctctcattGACACAAGACTATCGGAGCTGGAGAACAAACTAACGAGTCGAGTGAGTCAAATCGCTGACCATTGTGACATTTTGCAGGCTGATGTGGATGCTATGTGTGAACAGTGTGACTCGgtcaaaaaagataacgctgatCTCCGCTCTAGGTTGGAAATGGTGGAGGATAAGTGTGATACTGCTGACAACCAGAGCCGTCGAAataacttgttgttttttggtatgGGCCCTGGGACTGGTGCGGAGCACTATGGCTGTGAGACAAAGGTACGTGACTTTATCAAACACGAACTGCAGATTAGTGATATGATTCTGATCGATCAAGCACGTCGGGTGGGTCACGCCATACTCGTCAGATTCCAGTCGTACAAACAGAGGGCAGAAGTTCTATGGAGGGCGAAATCAAGGAAAAAGAAATCCAGTGTTTACGTTCGTGAGGACTTTTCCCAGAATGTGCAGAATAAACGTAAACACCTTCAGTCCCTGCTGGGAACTCTCCGTGAAGATGGCAAGCAAGCATACATGAAGTTTGATAAAGTTGTGTGTGAAGGAACTGCGTACGTGTACAACACGCACAGCCAGACTATACAGCAACTTCCTCAGACAAAGAATAGCAGCTTTCAGGGcaacagaccagaccagacgACGGGTAATTCCAGAGACAACAGCGATGgctacaacgacagggacagCCCGAGGGACAGGCGAGACGCAGTGCATGCAGCCCGCGACCTGGCCAGCCACAATCGACGTCACGGTACCGCCTCAGGTGCCAGTCACAGTGCCAGCGCCGCTCCACGTTCCGGTGCCTGGTCCAGCTCTAACTTCAGTTCCAGCTCCCGTGCCGACACCGATGCTTCAGTCGGTCACGGTGCCTGTTCCTCTTCCAGTTCCAGCATCTCCTCTGGTGGCGGTTCCAGCGAGCGTGCCAGTCACCATGCCAACCCTGATGGATTAGCCAGGGAGAGCGCAGCGCTCCCTGGTTCTCGTGATCGTGAAACACGGTCACATGCAGCGTCCAGAGGGACGGGCAGAGGTAGGGGTCGACATACTGTTTCGTGGAGATAGGGATACGGCCGGCCCCAACCTTTAGTTTCTGCACAGTGTTTTAATGGACAGACAACTGACGACAGGTATGTGCACATGAGTGGTGAATGTATTAACGCTAGACGTGAGAGCAAAGACAACACAAGGGGGACAAACACTGATACAAGTATGAGTTCAAAATCAGACGAGTACAGGGGAAGGTTTCATGATCAGCTTTCCCGTCAAGCTAGTGATACATTTAGTGTGGGTAAAGCAGTGTCTTTTTTAGTGTGGAACGTGGGAGGTCTTGCCTCTCAGCTTGGTGATACAGATTTTTCTGCCTATGTTGGAAAGTTTGATATTGTATGTTTTATTGAGACGTTTATTGATGACTCCTTTGATCTGTCCCTACACtttaaaaattacgtaaaatttATGTCTCCAGCTATCAAGCTCTCACATCAGGGTCGCAAGTCAGGGGGTATTGTCGTGATGTGTAAGAAAAACATAGCAAAGCACGTTGAATTGGTTGACTCCTCACATGATCATATGCTAGTCTTGAAACTGTCAAAACATGTGTGTGGTGGTGATCGAGATATTGTGTTCGTGCCAGTGTATGTGCCACCATGTGGGAGCCCTTATTACCAAAAGACAGACTCCTCGTGCCATCTAAATGAAGTGGAGCTATGTTTAAGTGATGTTTTAGAAATGACAAGTGATTGCCACACGCTCTTGTGCGGTGATTTTAATTCTAGAACATTAGACTACCAGGTAGATACGCAGAACATTTTTGACCTCCTTGATCAAGACTCGCAAGGTCATGACCATGACACGATTTCACATGGTAGAATGACTGAAGACTATACACTAAATGGGTTTGGTACAAAGCTTATCGATCTATGTGTATGCTTTGATCTCAAAATCTTGAATGGTGTTTGCAATGCGGACAACTCGTGCAAGTTTACTTATATCTCCCATAGTGGTAACAGTGTGGTGGATTATTGTTTAGCCTCTGTTGACCTAGCTAATAACATTCACGATTTAACCATTGGCGACAGAATTGAATCAATGCATATGCCTGTGACCTTTGCGCTTGGGTTGAAAGGGAATCAGCGCCAGCCCCCTAAACAAGCACGTGTCTCAAAAGTTGTGTGGAACGATGCAAAAAAGAATGATTTTATTGAAAGTGTTAAATCAGACGATTTTAAAGCTAAGTTAAAGGAAGCGTGCGACATCATCAACGCAGACATGGACGAGGGGCTGGAGATTTTTAACAAAGCAATGTTACAGTCGGCAAAGTGCATGAACAAAAAAGTCGGAGGTGACGATGAAGGTAGAAGTGCGTCCTCATGGTTTGATGTTGAATGTTTGGAAAAGAAGCGATCTGCGAGACGGTTGCTGAGAAGTTACCAAAGAATTAAAacagaagataaagaagaaaaagagatagcAAAGCAAAAGTACGCTGAAGTCAGGAAGGAGTATAAAGACCTTCTTCGAACAAAGCGAACAGAGTACAGGTTAAAACAAGTTCATAACTTAGTGCTCTCTGCTGATAAACCAACTGAATTTTGGAAGGAAATAAGGAAATGTAATAGAAAAGAGGTGCACTCCAACTCCGTACCAAAAGAGGCATGGTACGAACATTTTAAGAATGTTTTAAACACCGATACAGTTGAAGATGAACCCGAAGACGATCAGTTGCCTGATACAGGTATCAGTGACGAAATTCTTGACAGTGAAATAACTGAAATTGAAATTAGTAAAGCAAtcagaaatttgaaaaatggtaaagcggcagggtttgatggtgtgttgaatgaaatgttgaaAGTGTCTGAAAGTCTTATTTTACCCTTTTTAGTTAAATTGTTCAACAACATTCTCGAGAAGGGGGTGTACCCAAGAGAGTGGTCCAAGGCCATTATTGTGCCGTTACATAAAAAAGGAGACTGTGATAACCCTgataattacagaggaatttcccTCACCAGTACGATGAGCAAAATTTTTATGTCTGTTCTGAACGACCGCCTGTCTGTGTGGtcagaaaataataacattttagATGAAAGCCAGGCTGGCTTCCGGAGGAATTACTCAACTATTGATCATGTGTTTACCCTTTACGCTTGCGTCcagaaacaattttcacaaaaggccAAACTGTATGTAGCCTACATAGATTTTTGTAAGGCTTACGATAGCATTAAGCGCCCCGTGCTCTGGTCAGTGCTTTTTCGATTAGGCATACAAGGCAAAATATTTAAGGTGTTAAAGAGCATGTATGAAAATGTGAAAGCATGCGTGCGGTGCGGAAACGAATACACTGATTTCTTTGAATGTATGCAAGGCCTTAAGCAAGGTTGTGTAGCCTCACCGACAATTTTCTCGTTTCTGATCAACGAACTGGCACAGGATGTCATACAACGAGGCAGACATGGGATACGTTTATCTCCGTCTGAGTTAGAACTGTTTGTaatgctttttgctgacgacattgcgctgttatccagcactgtagtaggcctacaaaaccagcttaatgtcctgcgctgctctgcagaaaaactgtgtctgaacgtgaacttgacaaagactaaggtcatggtttttagaaagggcgggcacattgcacagaaagagaagtggttctacggaatggatcgtcttgagattgtgaactcgtttagatatctcggtgtaaccctttccacccaactgagctggaacattgcagtagaaacaaagacaaccatggcgaaaaagggagtgatcgaaatcgttagattactgaacagacttggctgccattcggcaaaggtgtttttcaaactgtttgacgcacggatcgctcctatgctcttgtatggttcagagctatggggatatggaaagtatgactctgtggaaagggtccacctgtttgcgtgtaaaaagtttctgaaagtgacaattcgaactccaaacaacattgtgtatggtgaattgggaagacatccgctgtatattaactctgcagtcagatgtgtgaaatactggtttacactgctgaagcaacctgattcaagatattccaagattgcatataaagctttatgtaatttggcatcgaagggccacacaaattgggtctcacatgtgcagagtcttttatgttgtaatggttttgctgctgtgtggatgtacggaacggttgggaatgagaagtgtttcttacaagagtttaaaagacgtttacaagattgtttttgtcaagaatggttctcctttttagaatgcagtgaacgttttgacatttataattgttacaaaacatgcttggaaaaagagaaatacattgaattaatcgaagatattaagtacagagttgctcttactcgtttccgcgcaggagtatccgaaatcaacgctcacaagtttcggtacgcaccaaaccaaacgacaagaaactgtcctctctgtacagctgataaagaagatgaacaccatgttgtatttttatgtcctttttatcaagaccttcgagcaaagtatttgaaaatctcgaactctaagacgctgcaacaacaacttgtgtatttctgtggcaataatgaggaaaatgtgatgaacagcttcagcagatttgtgttcttcatgctgcagaagagacgaacccttataaatgaggttcagtgatatatcatcagggttttaatgtatttgttgaattttatgcgtgactataatttataactgtgcagatactattgctgttattttaaccactattgtaaggggctgtggccttagacaattaaagatttgttcttgttcttgttcttgttctctctctctctctctctctctctctctctctctccataaccattttgtttgcttagatcgggactagctgtaagaaaggtcctacggacctaatgctagctatctttcctgtaataaagttcaaagttctctctctctctctctgttgaaaTCCGAaaaggctctctctctctctctctctctctctctctctctctctctcattctctctgttAAAATCCCATGTCTTCCCcctcctctcgctctctctcttttcacctcctcctcctcccaccCTCTGCGTCtgcccacacacacaagccaAAGCACAACTCGCAGCAACAGTGCTATTACATTTCGCCACCAGCTGTGTCGGGCACACTTCACTTTGCCAACCCACTCATGTGGCTGTCATTGGATTGCGCATTGTTTTACACATGACTGAGCCCGGACTCTCTTACAGGGCCTGTCCTACACTGTCGAACATGATGacagcgtgtgtgtttgtgtctttaattgttacatttagtcaagttttgactaaatgttttaacgtagaggggggaatcgagacgagggtctggtgtatgtgtgtgtgtgtgtgtgtgtgtagagcgattcagagaaaactactggaccgatcttcatgaaacttgacatgggagatcctgagtatggtatctccagatgtttttttaaatttttttgataaatgtctttgatgacgtcatatccggcttttcgtgaaagttgaggcggcaccgtcacgctctcatttttcaaccaaaatggttgaaattttggtcaagtaatcttcgacgaagcccggactttggtattgcatttcagcttgaaggcttaaaaatgaattaatgagtttgctcattaaagttgtcattaaaatcgatttttcgcaaacagatttaaaattgattgcatcgtattcttcatcacattctgaatctaaaaatatatacatatgtcatgtttactcttaaaatgtgatcacaattaacgaaaatagattaattaatcttacgattaaaatttaacaaatcgatccaaaaaagatttcatcttattctttatcatttcctgattccaaaaacatatagatacgataggttgtattcaaaacaagctcagaaagttaacaagaatacagaaaagcgcgctttcctgctttatagcacaatacgctaccgcgctaatctggcgtgtcaatatcactacgttttgcacgtgggatgtgagcgatttccttcacgcggggattgacgaagctgtactgtctgggtgaaaaaatacagtgcgttcagtttcagtccgtgtgttcgacagcttgactaaatgtagtaattttgccttacgcgacttgtttcctttttcatttcatttactttgTTATCtcaatgctgggaaattcgggtcccTTCCtgtcagtggaaagctagcgcGACTCTtctgggtgtgtgcgtgtttaggtgtaatcagccacctgcacttatggcagaatgaccgaggtcttttacgtgccactgtggtgggaaatggataccgtctctgagtctgcacataaagttgacccgtgtctgtcccggccgggattcgaatccGTTACCCTACGATTCACACCTCCAgtactctaccaactgagctacccggccccctctagtgtgtgtgtgtgtgttagtgtgtgtgtgtgttagtgtgtgtgtgtgttagtgttagtgtgtgtatgtgtgtgtgtgtgtgtgcgggaaCCTCTGTGTTTCAATGGTCACCCTTTTATTGTCATTTTACCGATCCCGGCCACACACATTTTCACCCAAATCATTCAGTGCCATACAGcctctttatatttagtcaagttttgactaaatattttaacattgagggggaatcgaaacgagggtcgtggtgtatgtgcgtgtgtctgtgtgtgtgtgtgtgtgtgtgtgtgtgtgtgtgtagagcgattcagactaaactactggaccgatctttatgaaatttgacatgagagttcctgggtatgaaatccccgaacgttttttccatttttttgataaatgtctttgatgacgtcatatccggcttttcgtgaaagttgaggcggcactgtcacgccctcatttttcaaccaaattggttcaaattttggtcaagtaatcttcgacaaagcccggacttccgtattgcatttcagcttggtggcttaaaaattaatcaatgactttggtcattacaaaatctgaaaattgtaaaaaaaaataaaaatttataaaacgatccaaatttacgtttatcttattctccatcatttgctgatttcaaaaacatataaatatgttatattcggattaaaaacaagctctgaaaattaaaaatataaaaattattatcaaaattaaattgtccaaatcaatttaaaaacagtttcatcttattccttgtcggttcctgattccaaaaacatatagatatgatatgtttggattaaaaacacgctcagaaagttaaaacaaagagaggtacagaaaagcgtgctatccttcttagcgcaactactaccccgctcttcttgttaatgtcactgcctttgccatgagcggtggactgacgatgctacgagtatacggtcttgctgaaaaatggcattgcgttcagtttcattctgtgagttcgacagctacttgactaaatattgtattttcgccttacgcgacttgtttttgtttcacaTATACCCTCTCTGCGATGGTCTGTTTTAACAGTGAAATAGTAGCAGCGACCACTCGACTGGATAACAGGATCAGGTCGCAAGCAGTCTGGCAGACCCACACGTTGCGGAACAGTCCCGTGATCAGACAACAGAAGAAACGTGCTATAGGTAGTGTTCTGTCACCACACTGTCTAACACCACATGCTGATTGTTCACTGGGTAATGGGTGTGAGGCGATGGGTCCGAGGGTGGTGTTGGGGTGTTAAACCTAGTTCAGGCCTAGGAAACGCTCACGTTTAATGGTCGTATTTTGAGGATGGCATTTTGATGTATTTTCCCCGTGTGATTAGTATGCTGGTGTTGGCGCACAGGCCAAAGAAACACACGTTCACATTTAATGGTTTTATTTGTGATAAATTGGTTTATGGttgtaaaaacacaaacctTTAATCGTTATATTTTTAGGATATTTTTTTATGTCTATGTCTTTTCCCAGAGTGGTATAGCAACACAAGTCTCTCATTTGCAAGTGGGCAATACTActttgcacacacacgcacgcacgcacacacacacacacacacacacaccacacacacaggctcTCATCCAGGCTCTGGTGTTGGGGCTAGAACATGCCCAAGAAACACACACCTTCAATGGTTATATTATGAGGATAGCATTTGATGTCTTTAATTGCTGTCATTTCCAGTAAGATGTGCTGCTGTTGGAGCACAGGCCCAAGAAACACAAACTTTTATTAATGGGTGTATTTGGAGGACCCTGTTCGATGTCTCTGTCGAGTCCCAGTGTGGGAAATAAACAAGCAGACtagcaaacaaaaataaagtaaaatgtTACCCAGAGGGTAATGGATGAgagcctgtgtgtgtggtgtgtgtgtgtgtgtgtgtgtgtgtgtgtgtgtgtgtgtgtgtgtgcgtgcgtgcgtgtgtgtgcaaagTAGTATTGCCCACTTGCAAATGAGAGACTTGTGTTGCTATACCACAGCCAACAAATAACTTTTAGTACTTAAAGTCAAAATGAGCATTCGGAATCTGCCAATAGGCAaaaatcttgttaaaaaaaacaaaaacaagtcgcgtaaggcgaaaatacaacatttagtcaagtagctgtcgaactcacagaatgaaactgaacgcaatgcaacgcagcaagaccgtatactcgtagcatcgtcagtccaccgctcatggcaaaggcagtgaaattgacaagaagagcggggtagtagttgcgctgagaaggatagcacgcttttctgtacctctcttcgttttaactttctgagcgtgttttcaatccaaacatatcatatctatatgttttttggaatcaggaaccgacaaggaataagatgaaagtgtttttaaattgatttcgaaaatttaattttgatcataatttttatatttttaattttcagagcttgtttttaatccaaatataacatatttatatgtttttggaatcagaaaatgatggagaataagatgaacgtaaatgtggatcgttttataaaaaaaatattttttttacaattttcagatttttaatgaccaaagtcattaattaatttttaagccaccaagctgaaatgcaataccgaagtccgggcttcgtcggagattacttgaccaaaatttcaaccaatttggttgaaaaatgagagcgtgacagtgccgcctcaactttcacgaaaagccggatatgacgtcatcaaagacatttatcaaaaaaatgaaaaacaagaagggcaaagcccatacgactcacatgctttacacatttttcctaccaaaatacatgtgaccttgacccaaggtcaaggtcatccaaggtcatgcaacacaaagctgttaattcaagacataggaagtacaatggtgcttattggctctttctaccatgagatatggtcacttttagtggttcactaccttattttggtcacatttcataagggtcaaagtgaccttgaccttgatcatatgtgaccaaatgtgtctcatgatgaaagcataacatgtgccccacataatttttaagtttgaaacagttatcttccatagttcagggtcaaggtcacttcaaaatatgtatacaatccaactttgaagagctcctgtgaccttgaccttgaagcaaggtaaaccaaactggtatcaaaagatggggcttactttgccctatatatcatatataggtgaggtattgaatctcaaaaacttcagagaaaatggggaaaatgtgaaaaatagctgttttttaggcaacatttatggcccctgcgaccttgaccttgaagcaaggtcaagatgctatgtatgttttttggggccttgtcatcatacaccatcttgccaaatttggtactgatagactgaatagtgtccaagaaatatccaacgttaaagttttccggacggacggacggacggacgactcgggtgagtacatagactcacttttgcttcgcatgtgagtcaaaaacgtctgaggatatcatacccaggaactctcatgtcaaatttcataaagatcggtccagtagtttagtctgaatcgctctacacacacacagacacacacacacacatacaccacgaccctcgtctcgattcccccctctatgttaaaacatttagtcaaaacttgactaaatgtaaaaagaagaagcagaagaacggAGATGGCATggaagtgtgcgtgtgtgggagGGTAGGGCAATGTACAACTTGTAtacacaatatcacacacacacacaaaccctaaTCTCTCTTGCTTTATTTACTTGTCAAATTGAAGAGGAAAGAATTAAGTGAAATACTTCTTGTCATCGGAGTTTGTGATCAAAAAGTAGACAAAAGCACGACAGCGATAGTCCAGCAGCACAATCATGAACACCACAAAAAGCAGTTAGTCACAAATCCAtatgaaaaaaaagacaaacatatATGAATTATAACACCATCACAGTTCGAGGGTAAACAATGTACATtgcattaaaacaaacaaaaattaaaaaattgcaAGCAGAAGTGGAGATTAAAttatcatcaacatcaacattttTCCTTTAATTTGACAAAACTTTCATTGTACTTCAACAAGAACTCAAGCAGTCGACTTTTCTCACAATCTGTGCTGCAACATCTCTCTCAATCTGCTCTACAAATGCTGCAGCTTCTCTCACAATCTATTCTACAAATGCTGCGACTTCTCTCTCAATCTGTTCTACAAATGCTGCAGCTTGTCTCACAATCTGTTCTACAAATGCGGCAGCTTGTCTCACAATCTGTTCTACAAATGCTGCAGCTTGTCTCACAATCTGTTCTACAAATGCGGCAGCTTGTCTCACAATCTGTTCTACAAATGCGGCAGCTTGTCTCACAATCTGTTCCTTTAATGCTGTGCCTGTTGCCTTGAGCCTGTcattaatatcaatcaatcaatcaatatgaggcttatatcgcgcgaaTTCCGTGGGTACAGATCTAAGCGcagggtttgtttttttttgtttttttttgcgaagtcgacttcgcgaagtatactacaagaagctcgctgcacaaagttttagcactgaatgtttggtaaaaagactttgcgaagtgaACTTCAGTCTTAATTTCAGGCGGTCTTTAATTGAACCCAAAGTCGACCtggcgaagtctttttaccaaaaactcagtgctaaagcttcgtgcagccagcttcgcgaagtatacttcgcgtagtcgacttcgcccagacAGATTGTGAGTGAAGTCGCAGCATTTGAAGGACTTCCTTAAGCTTCATTTTCCCTTCACACCCATTGGCTTGCCAACACAAACTCTATTTCAAAGATCCCAACAATAACTCCACGTTCATCTTTTCTCTGTGCAATGATATGAAGCTGAAGAAAACTTCTGCCTTACTATGCAAGCAGCACAATCAGCATTGCAATCTCGCCCCTATGTACCTGTTACTTTACAAGTATACAATCATACAAGGGAAAACGACAACAAAATACTTGAGATTTTGTTAGTTACACAAAAgctgttaaaaaaacacaccttaACCTATATATGCACAAACCTGAATAAAATCTTAAACTAGACATTCTAAACCTTTTCTAtgctaaaaaaaagaaaagaaagaacaatcgACTGTTGTGGAGTTAAACAAAATCTGCCTTAACAAATAACAAGCACAGGGTGTACAATCAAAACCTGTTCCACCAACCTATCACATGTGTGTAATAATAGCTATGGACAAACCAGCtaggtacaacaacaaaaaacttctGTGGAATATTATCATCATCTTATTGGCTGATGTGATTTCTGAAAAATGTTATCAAGTGAAGCCTTTTTTTTCAACCTGAACTTACAGTTAATTTTGCATACAGCGtccaaaaaaaatcacaatcacCAAAAAATTGCAATACACTTTTAgtcttaaaaaaacaacattatGTGAGTAAGTTTCTCCTCCAAAATCACATAAGAATACCTTTCCTTGGCTCAAATCACATTAACAAAATGCCCAGATAATGATTAAGGAATTAGAAGATTTATAAAGAATTGTACAACTAATATGAAAAGCATTGTTTACAAGCTGCAGTCCTAAACTGTTGGTGTACACAGAGCATGTCTTCAGACCTGAaacacagaattgttttttgttaatactctctctctccctctctctctgtctgtttgtctgtctctcagtcagTCACAAACACACGTTTTCatagaccacacacacacacacacacacacacacacacacacacacacacacacacacacacactccctctctcacaacccccaccccctaacCCTTTCTTCCCCCACCTCGACTCTCGAGTAGAAAGTAAGAACTGTACTTTCGTTGCTTTATTGTCGCTCAACTTGAGTTTGTGATTTTGTAGTGGGGAGGGGGAAGTGGTGGGGGTTGGGAGGGAGGGACACGTATGATTAAACGAAGGCTTTG from Littorina saxatilis isolate snail1 linkage group LG4, US_GU_Lsax_2.0, whole genome shotgun sequence includes these protein-coding regions:
- the LOC138965559 gene encoding keratin, type I cytoskeletal 9-like, yielding MAGVEPNPGPGQSSVATERKESSRAVNTKATVSGMSDTEQSSVSAGVCETRDDRLSVAVEMMAAAIKELQTSQKSLSSLIDTRLSELENKLTSRVSQIADHCDILQADVDAMCEQCDSVKKDNADLRSRLEMVEDKCDTADNQSRRNNLLFFGMGPGTGAEHYGCETKVRDFIKHELQISDMILIDQARRVGHAILVRFQSYKQRAEVLWRAKSRKKKSSVYVREDFSQNVQNKRKHLQSLLGTLREDGKQAYMKFDKVVCEGTAYVYNTHSQTIQQLPQTKNSSFQGNRPDQTTGNSRDNSDGYNDRDSPRDRRDAVHAARDLASHNRRHGTASGASHSASAAPRSGAWSSSNFSSSSRADTDASVGHGACSSSSSSISSGGGSSERASHHANPDGLARESAALPGSRDRETRSHAASRGTGRGRGRHTVSWR